The following are encoded in a window of Brevibacillus sp. DP1.3A genomic DNA:
- a CDS encoding GPW/gp25 family protein, translated as MQQPFGEKGWKFPIQVDQATGRIRLSDYEDDIAEAIRIILSTAKGERVMRPKFGSGLQGFMFDGTDGTSLALLQSDIAEAIMIWEPRVRDVQVEAKVDKNHSETVNVTISYTVRATNKGYQLLHPVHRLSPRG; from the coding sequence ATGCAGCAGCCATTCGGTGAAAAAGGATGGAAGTTCCCTATTCAGGTGGATCAGGCTACAGGCCGTATTCGTTTGTCCGACTACGAGGATGACATCGCAGAAGCGATTCGCATCATTCTTTCCACAGCAAAGGGAGAGCGTGTGATGCGACCGAAATTCGGGAGCGGATTGCAAGGCTTCATGTTTGATGGCACGGACGGAACGAGCCTGGCATTGCTCCAGTCGGACATCGCAGAAGCGATCATGATCTGGGAACCGCGTGTACGAGATGTGCAAGTGGAGGCCAAGGTCGACAAGAATCATTCCGAAACGGTGAACGTTACGATCAGCTATACCGTACGTGCGACAAACAAAGGCTATCAGCTGTTGCATCCTGTCCATCGTCTCAGTCCACGTGGATAG